A genome region from Salvia splendens isolate huo1 chromosome 19, SspV2, whole genome shotgun sequence includes the following:
- the LOC121779440 gene encoding transcription factor ICE1-like — protein MLNGMVWMDGYKGGDNNDDDQASSWPAPDQPQNNNNNNNNNGDMALANNTNEEMEMSSFKSMLEAENEDWYISNGSFSPSFNNPMAVDSSASCSPTSASVFSHQLNYFSQPKPLLIQNNNKAFESGYLETALNNNNTNNNSTIHHRIPNSGDAMLEGNSLLFNNRSKVLKPLGSSMGSQPTLFQKRAALRKNLGSNLGCLSLDRNNNNSNNQILLFNERKLGSSGDDLSIDGSNFNCDSDDDNLLGSSVRNVDGKGKKKGLPAKNLMAERRRRKKLNDRLYTLRSVVPKISKMDRASILGDAIDYLKELLQKINDLHNELEAIPGASTPTTNMSFYPMTPTTSGIPARIKEELCPSAFASPLSSPTGQPARVEVRLREGNAVNIHMFCGRKPGILLSTLTAIDNLGLDIQQAVISCFNGFALDIFRAEQWGEGQELNPDQIKAVLLDSAGFHGMH, from the exons ATGCTGAATGGCATGGTCTGGATGGACGGCTACAAAGGCGGAGACAACAACGACGACGACCAGGCGTCTTCCTGGCCGGCGCCTGATCAGCCccaaaacaacaacaacaacaacaataacaacGGGGACATGGCCTTGGCGAATAATACTAATGAAGAGATGGAAATGTCGAGCTTCAAATCGATGCTGGAAGCCGAGAACGAAGACTGGTACATCTCCAACGGGTCGTTCTCACCGAGCTTCAACAACCCGATGGCGGTGGATTCGTCGGCCTCATGCTCTCCAACATCAGCCTCCGTTTTCAGCCACCAACTCAACTACTTTTCACAGCCAAAGCCATTGTTGATCCAAAACAACAACAAGGCCTTCGAGAGTGGATATCTGGAGACCGcattgaataataataatactaataataatagtactattcATCACCGGATTCCCAACAGCGGCGACGCCATGTTGGAGGGCAATTCGTTGCTCTTCAACAACAGATCCAAGGTTTTAAAGCCGCTCGGATCATCGATGGGGTCTCAGCCGACGCTGTTCCAGAAGAGGGCTGCTCTTAGGAAGAATCTCGGGAGTAATTTGGGGTGTTTGAGCTTAGATAGAAATaacaataatagtaataatcaGATACTGCTATTCAATGAGAGGAAATTAGGAAGCAGTGGGGATGATTTGAGCATTGATGGATCTAATTTCAATTGTGATTCTGATGATGATAACTTGTTAGGGAGTAGTGTTAGGAACGTCGACggaaaggggaagaagaagggccTTCCGGCCAAGAATTTGATGGCTGAGCGCCGACGCCGGAAGAAGCTCAATGATAGACTCTACACGCTCAGGTCTGTCGTGCCCAAGATTAGTAAG ATGGATAGGGCATCAATACTAGGAGATGCTATTGATTACTTGAAGGAGCTCCTGCAGAAGATCAACGACCTCCACAACGAACTCGAGGCCATCCCGGGTGCGTCCACCCCAACCACAAACATGAGCTTCTACCCAATGACGCCTACAACGTCTGGGATTCCTGCCCGGATCAAGGAAGAGCTCTGCCCGAGCGCCTTTGCAAGCCCGTTGAGCAGCCCCACCGGACAACCGGCTAGG GTTGAGGTGAGACTAAGGGAAGGAAATGCAGTGAACATCCACATGTTCTGCGGGCGTAAACCCGGGATTCTACTCTCCACTCTGACTGCAATCGACAATCTTGGACTCGACATACAACAAGCTGTCATCAGTTGCTTCAATGGCTTTGCACTCGATATTTTCCGAGCTGAG CAATGGGGAGAAGGGCAAGAGCTAAACCCTGACCAAATAAAGGCAGTGCTCCTCGATTCAGCTGGCTTCCATGGCATGCACTGA